A region of Plantactinospora sp. BC1 DNA encodes the following proteins:
- a CDS encoding anthranilate synthase family protein, translated as MTLLDHLLRTIASGADPGPFALLRRDGAANLEVFTGVSHTVDTLAEIPLPAGPAGPRTLAVVPYRQVAERGFACVDDGAPLECLVLDEPERVPLADALAALPEVPVPVRDAGFDIADPEYAEIVDRVLADEIGLGEGANFVIHRCYLGTLAGAPLPAALAALRRLLTGERGAYWTFLVHTGRRILVGASPERHVSVEDGLVMMNPISGTLRHPGRPADRDELLRFLADPKEIDELYMVLDEELKMMATVAEQGGQVIGPYLKEMANLTHTEYLLAGRGSLDVREVLRETMFAPTVTGSPMENACRVIARHERRGRGYYAGVIALLGLDEAGRQTLDAPILIRTAEISPTGQLRVPVGATLVRHSTAAAEVAETHAKAAGVLAALGLRSAPAGPDDERAGEGAGAAAVVPGRIGPAPAAEVRLADDPAVRAALAARNVGLAPFWLEQRTPDAPVRPEFAGRRVVVVDGEDTFTGMLAHQLRALGLTVAVRPWAEVTGPGGFDPGSVDLTVLGPGPGDPGHPTDPKMVALRGLVGRLLDTGAPTFGVCLGHQMLAARLGLTLHRRSAPYQGLCREVSLFGTGARVGFYSSFTPLADADRLDTGYGPVRLARDPVDGAVHALRGPTYAGVQFHPESVLSRDGLAVLTGMVGRLLPTPAGSAPGAGVSQPGPAGATMPSGAGRGAAGAHTSRHPG; from the coding sequence AGATCCCCCTGCCGGCCGGGCCGGCCGGCCCGCGCACCCTGGCCGTGGTGCCGTACCGGCAGGTCGCCGAGCGCGGCTTCGCCTGTGTCGACGACGGCGCCCCGCTGGAGTGTCTCGTCCTCGACGAGCCCGAACGGGTCCCGCTGGCCGACGCGCTGGCGGCCCTGCCCGAGGTGCCGGTACCGGTCCGGGACGCCGGCTTCGACATCGCCGACCCGGAGTACGCGGAGATCGTCGACCGGGTACTGGCCGACGAGATCGGCCTGGGCGAGGGGGCGAACTTCGTCATCCACCGCTGCTACCTCGGCACCCTGGCCGGTGCACCGCTGCCGGCGGCGCTGGCCGCACTGCGCCGGCTGCTGACCGGCGAGCGGGGCGCGTACTGGACGTTCCTGGTGCACACCGGCCGGCGGATCCTGGTCGGCGCCTCCCCGGAACGGCACGTCAGCGTCGAGGACGGGCTGGTCATGATGAACCCGATCAGCGGCACCCTGCGCCACCCGGGGCGGCCGGCGGACCGGGACGAACTGCTGCGCTTCCTTGCCGACCCCAAGGAGATCGACGAGCTGTACATGGTGCTCGACGAGGAGCTGAAGATGATGGCGACCGTCGCCGAGCAGGGTGGCCAGGTGATCGGGCCGTACCTCAAGGAGATGGCGAACCTGACCCACACCGAGTACCTGCTCGCCGGGCGCGGCTCCCTCGACGTCCGGGAGGTGCTCCGGGAGACGATGTTCGCCCCGACCGTCACCGGTTCGCCGATGGAGAACGCCTGCCGGGTGATCGCTCGGCACGAGCGGCGCGGCCGGGGCTACTACGCGGGGGTGATCGCGCTGCTCGGCCTCGACGAGGCCGGCCGGCAGACGCTGGACGCGCCGATCCTGATCCGTACCGCCGAGATCTCACCGACCGGACAACTGCGGGTACCGGTGGGCGCGACCCTGGTGCGGCACTCCACCGCCGCCGCCGAGGTGGCCGAGACGCACGCCAAGGCCGCCGGGGTGCTGGCCGCGCTGGGGCTGCGGTCGGCGCCGGCCGGTCCGGACGACGAGCGGGCCGGCGAGGGTGCCGGGGCGGCCGCCGTCGTGCCGGGGCGGATCGGCCCCGCGCCGGCCGCGGAGGTCCGGCTCGCCGACGATCCGGCGGTACGGGCGGCGCTGGCCGCCCGCAACGTCGGGCTCGCCCCGTTCTGGCTGGAGCAGCGGACCCCGGATGCTCCGGTACGACCCGAGTTCGCCGGCCGGCGGGTGGTGGTGGTCGACGGGGAGGACACCTTCACCGGCATGCTCGCGCACCAGTTGCGGGCCCTCGGCCTGACCGTGGCGGTACGCCCGTGGGCCGAGGTCACCGGGCCGGGCGGGTTCGATCCGGGCAGCGTCGACCTGACCGTGCTCGGCCCGGGACCGGGCGACCCGGGACACCCGACCGACCCGAAGATGGTCGCCCTGCGCGGCCTGGTCGGCCGGCTGCTCGACACCGGGGCACCGACGTTCGGCGTCTGCCTCGGACACCAGATGCTGGCCGCCCGGCTCGGCCTGACCCTGCACCGGCGCAGCGCGCCGTACCAGGGACTCTGCCGGGAGGTGTCGCTCTTCGGCACCGGGGCCCGGGTCGGCTTCTACTCCAGCTTCACGCCGCTGGCCGACGCGGACCGGCTCGACACCGGGTACGGGCCGGTGCGGCTGGCCCGGGACCCGGTCGACGGTGCGGTGCACGCGCTGCGCGGACCGACGTACGCCGGGGTGCAGTTCCATCCCGAGTCGGTGCTCAGCCGGGACGGGTTGGCGGTGCTGACCGGGATGGTGGGCCGGCTGCTTCCGACCCCGGCCGGCTCGGCGCCGGGCGCCGGGGTTTCCCAGCCGGGGCCGGCGGGCGCGACGATGCCGTCGGGAGCGGGGCGGGGCGCGGCCGGGGCGCATACTTCCCGGCATCCCGGGTAG
- a CDS encoding sensor histidine kinase, which yields MSGHVLPSGPTGAAPDSAAAGRAEPGSWAARYRFWDVYFGLVGLGVAGLLAVYGADPLSRFAALLPLAGLAGWYVGFGRRLMRDEIEDWRGYVYLAGVLALYVPAVLVEGSASFVLFALCPQAYMVAAPVPATVAVVAFNSVHLVVLLARGVEPAEVVTGPLPVAALGVVLSATLGTWSRRVVAQSQERARLIRELDRSRSEVARLSHEAGVLAERQRLAGEIHDTIAQGLASVVLLVQAADDDVDGDPERAHRHLALAARTARENLAETRELIAALTPAALAGSSLTDALARLVDRFTAETGIPADFRCVGDPAPLAMSTEVVLLRAAQESLTNVRKHADAGSASVRLDFGPDRVLLTVTDDGRGLAATAGSDPAPGGYGLTAMRARVAHASGVLTVGPGTAEGSGTTVRVELPA from the coding sequence ATGTCCGGCCACGTCCTGCCGAGCGGGCCGACCGGCGCCGCCCCGGATTCCGCTGCCGCCGGTCGAGCCGAGCCGGGCAGTTGGGCGGCACGTTACCGGTTCTGGGACGTCTACTTCGGGCTGGTCGGGCTCGGCGTCGCGGGCCTGCTGGCGGTCTACGGCGCCGATCCGTTGTCGCGGTTCGCGGCCCTGCTGCCGCTGGCCGGGCTGGCCGGCTGGTACGTCGGCTTCGGACGCCGGCTCATGCGCGACGAGATCGAGGACTGGCGCGGGTACGTCTATCTCGCCGGGGTCCTGGCGCTCTACGTACCGGCCGTACTGGTCGAGGGGTCGGCCTCGTTCGTGCTCTTCGCGCTCTGCCCGCAGGCGTACATGGTGGCGGCTCCGGTGCCGGCCACGGTCGCGGTGGTGGCGTTCAACTCGGTGCACCTCGTGGTGCTGCTGGCCAGGGGTGTCGAGCCGGCGGAGGTGGTGACCGGCCCGCTGCCGGTCGCGGCCCTGGGCGTGGTGCTCTCGGCGACGCTGGGCACCTGGAGCCGGCGGGTGGTCGCGCAGAGCCAGGAGCGGGCCCGGCTGATCCGCGAGCTGGACCGGTCCCGTTCGGAGGTGGCCCGGCTGTCGCACGAGGCGGGCGTCCTGGCCGAGCGGCAGCGGCTGGCCGGCGAGATCCACGACACCATCGCGCAGGGTCTGGCCAGCGTGGTGTTGCTGGTGCAGGCGGCCGACGACGACGTGGACGGTGACCCAGAGCGGGCGCACCGGCATCTGGCGCTCGCCGCGCGTACCGCCCGGGAGAACCTCGCGGAGACCCGCGAGTTGATCGCGGCGTTGACCCCGGCGGCGCTGGCCGGCTCCTCGCTGACCGACGCGCTCGCCCGGCTGGTCGACCGGTTCACCGCCGAGACCGGCATCCCGGCCGACTTCCGGTGCGTCGGTGATCCCGCCCCGCTGGCCATGTCGACCGAGGTGGTGCTGCTGCGGGCCGCCCAGGAGTCGCTGACGAACGTCCGCAAGCACGCCGACGCCGGGAGCGCCTCGGTGCGGCTCGACTTCGGGCCGGACCGGGTGCTGCTGACCGTGACCGACGACGGGCGTGGCCTGGCCGCGACCGCCGGCAGCGATCCGGCTCCCGGCGGTTACGGGCTGACGGCGATGCGGGCCCGGGTGGCGCACGCGTCGGGGGTGCTCACCGTCGGTCCGGGCACCGCCGAGGGATCGGGGACGACGGTACGGGTCGAGCTGCCGGCCTAA
- a CDS encoding winged helix-turn-helix transcriptional regulator: MERDGAGSGPGLSLDRIVRVAVGLADAHGLATLSMRRVATALDAGVMSLYRYVPGKAELVDLMVETVFGEIDYPEPGPAGWRARIELGARREWAMYQRHPWVLPIVAGTGRPPLGPNVLASVEWVLAAVDGFGLDPATMLQVYLTVSDYVQGAARYVQTEVEQERRTGVNAEQWWAAEAPALARLLGTGQFPVLSRLTEEVGAAPATVRQDFEFGLGRVLDGIGVFLSGERGPADPADGRPANDPTGAATDENRLEKVTILDRRLPAATSAALETLGRRWTLDLLHVLGHGEARFRDLVEALPGISRRVLTERLRELADAGLLRRRVDPGPPTRISYLLTGRGAGLREVLTGLDTWARQGDRVTGD; this comes from the coding sequence GGCGACCCTCTCGATGCGTCGGGTCGCCACCGCCCTGGACGCCGGGGTGATGTCGCTCTACCGGTACGTGCCGGGCAAGGCCGAGCTGGTGGACCTGATGGTGGAGACCGTCTTCGGCGAGATCGACTATCCGGAGCCGGGTCCGGCCGGCTGGCGGGCCAGGATCGAGCTGGGCGCCCGCCGGGAGTGGGCGATGTACCAGCGGCATCCGTGGGTGCTGCCGATCGTGGCCGGCACCGGCCGCCCCCCGCTCGGGCCGAACGTGCTGGCCAGCGTGGAGTGGGTACTGGCCGCCGTCGACGGCTTCGGGCTCGACCCGGCGACGATGCTCCAGGTCTATCTGACCGTCAGCGACTACGTGCAGGGCGCCGCCCGCTATGTGCAGACCGAGGTCGAGCAGGAGCGGCGGACCGGGGTGAACGCCGAGCAGTGGTGGGCGGCCGAGGCGCCGGCGCTGGCCCGGCTGCTCGGCACCGGCCAGTTTCCGGTGCTGTCCCGGCTGACCGAAGAGGTCGGTGCCGCCCCGGCGACCGTACGGCAGGACTTCGAGTTCGGCCTGGGCCGGGTCCTCGACGGCATCGGCGTCTTCCTGTCCGGCGAGCGCGGCCCGGCCGACCCGGCGGACGGCCGGCCGGCGAATGACCCGACCGGGGCGGCAACCGACGAAAACAGGTTGGAAAAAGTAACCATCCTCGACCGGCGACTCCCGGCGGCCACCTCGGCCGCACTGGAGACGCTCGGCCGGCGCTGGACCCTCGACCTGCTGCACGTGCTGGGCCACGGCGAGGCCCGGTTCCGCGACCTCGTCGAGGCGCTGCCGGGGATCTCCCGGCGGGTGCTCACCGAACGGCTGCGCGAACTCGCCGACGCGGGGCTGCTGCGCCGCCGGGTGGACCCCGGGCCGCCCACCCGGATCAGCTACCTGCTCACCGGGCGCGGTGCCGGACTCCGCGAGGTGCTGACCGGCCTCGACACCTGGGCCCGGCAGGGCGACCGGGTGACGGGTGATTAG